A genomic stretch from Setaria italica strain Yugu1 chromosome VII, Setaria_italica_v2.0, whole genome shotgun sequence includes:
- the LOC101773733 gene encoding coatomer subunit epsilon-1, whose protein sequence is MATPDLLFNLRNLFYLGAYQAAINNSDVPGLDADAAAERDAIVFRSYIALGSYQLVISEIDSSAATSLQAVKLLALYLTGDKEGAISSLKEWLSDSAIGSNPVLRLIAGIIFMHEQDYNEALKHTHSGGTLDLHALNVQIFIKMHRSDYAEKQLKIMQQIDEDHTLTQLANAWLDIAVGGSKIREAYLIFQDFAEKYPMTGMVLNGKAVCCMHMGSFEEAETLLLEALNKDAKDPETLANLIVCNLHLGKPSSRFLSQLKLSHPDHVLVKNAASSEANFERALQAVA, encoded by the exons ATGGCCACCCCGGACCTGCTCTTCAACCTGCGGAACCTCTTCTACCTGGGCGCCTACCAGGCGGCCATCAACAACAGCGACGTCCCGggcctcgacgccgacgccgccgccgagcgcgaCGCCATCGTCTTCCGCTCCTACATCGCCCTCGGCTCCTACCAG CTGGTGATCAGCGAGATCGACTCGTCCGCCGCGACGTCGCTGCAGGCCGTGAAGCTGCTCGCGCTGTACCTTACCGGGGACAAG GAAGGTGCAATCTCCAGCCTCAAAGAATGGTTGAGTGATTCAGCAATTGGGAGCAATCCTGTTCTGCGATTGATTGCTGGAATTATATTTATGCATGAGCAGGACTACAATGAGGCTCTCAAGCACACGCACTCTGGAGGAACCTTGGATTT GCATGCATTGAATGTCCAGATCTTCATTAAGATGCATCGTTCAGACTATGCTGAGAAGCAACTGAAGATCATGCAACAAATTGATGAAGACCATACACTGACACAACTAGCAAACGCATGGTTGGACATTGCTGTT GGTGGCTCTAAGATCCGTGAAGCTTATCTCATATTCCAAGACTTCGCTGAAAAGTACCCAATGACGGGGATGGTTCTGAATGGGAAAGCAGTTTGCTGTATGCACATGGGAAGCTTTGAGGAGGCCGAGACTCTATTGCTTGAAGCATTGAACAAG GATGCAAAAGACCCTGAAACTCTTGCCAATCTCATTGTATGTAATCTCCACCTTGGCAAACCATCATCACGATTCCTCAG CCAGCTGAAGCTATCACATCCTGATCATGTGCTAGTTAAAAACGCGGCATCGTCAGAAGCAAACTTCGAGAGGGCCCTCCAAGCAGTTGCTTGA
- the LOC101774546 gene encoding cinnamyl alcohol dehydrogenase 7 yields the protein MAPTEAEQHPRRALALAAHDASGRVTPIRISRRETGDDDVAIQILFCGICHSDLHTVKNEWRTAIFPVVPGHEIAGLVTEVGKNVQRFNVGDKVGVGCMANTCQSCESCEEGLENFCSKIVFTYNCQDRDGTVTYGGYSDMVVVNQRFVIRFPDGMPLDKGAPLLCAGITVYTPMKYHGLNEPGKHIGVIGLGGLGHVAVKFAKAFGMRVTVVSTSPEKREEALEKLGADAFVVSSDASQMKAAKGTMHGIINTASASMSMYPYFALLKPQGKMILLGLPEKPLQISAFSLVAGGKTLAGSCMGSIKDTQEMMDFAAKHELTADIEVVGAEDVNDALERLDKGDVRYRFVIDVGNTLVAA from the exons ATGGCACCGACGGAGGCGGAGCAGCACCCGCGGAGGGCGCTGGCGCTCGCGGCGCACGACGCCTCCGGCCGCGTCACCCCCATCCGCATCTCGCGAAG GGAAACTGGAGATGACGATGTCGCTATACAGATACTGTTCTGCGGGATATGCCACTCTGACCTGCACACTGTCAAGAATGAGTGGAGGACCGCCATCTTCCCAGTTGTCCCTGG GCATGAGATCGCCGGACTGGTCACCGAGGTCGGCAAGAACGTGCAGAGGTTCAACGTCGGCGACAAGGTCGGCGTCGGGTGCATGGCCAACACCTGCCAGTCCTGCGAGAGCTGCGAGGAAGGGCTCGAGAACTTCTGCTCCAAGATCGTCTTCACCTACAACTGCCAAGACAGGGACGGCACCGTCACCTACGGCGGCTACTCCGACATGGTCGTCGTGAACCAGCGCTTCGTCATCCGGTTCCCCGACGGCATGCCCCTCGACAAGGGCGCGCCCCTGCTCTGCGCGGGGATTACCGTGTACACCCCCATGAAGTACCACGGGCTGAACGAGCCGGGCAAGCACATCGGCGTGATCGGCCTTGGTGGGCTTGGGCATGTGGCGGTGAAGTTCGCGAAGGCGTTTGGGATGAGGGTGACCGTGGTCAGCACGTCGCcggagaagagggaggaggcTCTGGAGAAGCTTGGTGCGGATGCCTTTGTTGTCAGCAGCGATGCTAGTCAGATGAAG GCTGCGAAGGGCACAATGCATGGCATTATAAACACGGCCTCGGCAAGCATGTCCATGTACCCTTACTTCGCTCTGCTCAAGCCCCAGGGCAAGATGATCTTGCTTGGCCTGCCTGAGAAACCTTTGCAGATCTCTGCCTTCTCTCTGGTTGCTG GCGGCAAGACTCTGGCCGGGAGCTGCATGGGGAGCATCAAGGACACTCAGGAGATGATGGACTTCGCCGCTAAGCACGAGTTGACGGCGGACATCGAGGTGGTCGGTGCTGAGGACGTGAACGATGCGCTGGAGCGCCTCGACAAGGGCGACGTCAGGTACCGCTTCGTCATCGACGTCGGCAACACCCTCGTCGCGGCGTGA